In Sphingobacterium sp. PCS056, the following proteins share a genomic window:
- a CDS encoding ATP-binding protein — protein MHNYNRKLIYLIAILVIYVSCFVGFIFYSISNFAFTDFYKRLDLRRNIAAEKFLNINNALRSNQWSLDFIEDLNNQHEFLVEFDANEKILNSHGFNPELWSKINKKGISNFKEGNQFYSTKFFTKDKRNFIIGASAENYFYTHHLAYLRNLLIISLILGILFILVVSLFMKRSFLKPILTMMKEVQQIGSENLDKRLDEFKYKGELKDLARTFNNMLTRLETSFETQKNFISNASHELNTPLTSIIGQADLALSKERSQAEYQRTLLKIIESAEHLEKKTKALLLLARTGFVSNSSSFGPIRIDQVIMDAELMVKAINDKFKIITDFNLLPDDSMRLKVSGNAILLQLALSNIISNACKYSSNRTAYIALGALDKKVFILIKDEGIGIPSEDLQHIYDPYFRASNTDGIDGYGIGLPLARNIIKLHEGSLKVTSIVDKGTTVEIELPTFLKF, from the coding sequence ATGCATAATTATAATAGAAAACTCATTTATCTTATTGCCATATTGGTTATTTATGTCAGTTGTTTTGTTGGTTTTATTTTCTATTCTATTTCAAATTTTGCTTTTACAGATTTTTATAAAAGATTGGATTTGAGGAGGAATATAGCTGCAGAGAAGTTTCTGAATATCAATAATGCGTTGCGCAGTAATCAATGGAGTTTAGATTTTATTGAAGATTTGAATAATCAACATGAATTTCTTGTTGAATTTGATGCAAATGAAAAGATATTGAACAGTCATGGCTTTAATCCTGAACTATGGAGTAAAATCAATAAAAAGGGAATTTCTAATTTTAAGGAAGGCAACCAATTTTATTCTACTAAATTTTTCACCAAGGATAAACGAAACTTTATCATCGGGGCATCTGCAGAAAATTATTTTTATACCCATCATCTGGCATACTTAAGAAATTTGTTGATCATTAGCTTGATCCTGGGCATATTATTTATCTTGGTCGTGTCTCTTTTTATGAAAAGATCGTTTTTGAAGCCTATCCTTACGATGATGAAGGAGGTGCAACAGATTGGTTCTGAAAATCTGGATAAAAGACTGGATGAGTTTAAATATAAGGGCGAGCTTAAAGATTTAGCTCGTACTTTTAATAATATGCTTACACGATTGGAAACCTCATTTGAAACACAAAAAAACTTCATTAGTAATGCATCACATGAGCTTAATACACCTTTAACTTCTATTATAGGTCAGGCAGATTTAGCGCTTTCTAAAGAGCGAAGTCAAGCAGAATATCAAAGAACGCTTTTGAAAATTATTGAATCTGCAGAGCATTTAGAAAAAAAGACAAAGGCTCTTCTTTTGCTGGCACGTACTGGATTTGTTAGTAATTCATCTTCGTTTGGTCCTATCAGAATTGATCAGGTCATAATGGATGCAGAACTGATGGTCAAAGCGATCAATGATAAGTTTAAGATCATCACCGATTTTAATCTTTTACCGGATGATAGTATGCGTCTTAAAGTTAGTGGAAATGCAATTTTACTTCAGTTAGCGTTGTCTAATATCATCAGCAATGCCTGTAAATATTCTAGTAATCGAACGGCCTACATTGCTTTAGGTGCTTTGGATAAAAAAGTGTTTATTCTAATAAAGGATGAGGGAATAGGTATTCCTTCAGAGGATTTGCAACATATTTATGATCCATATTTTCGAGCGTCTAATACTGATGGGATTGACGGGTATGGTATCGGACTACCATTAGCCCGAAATATCATAAAGTTGCATGAAGGTTCATTAAAGGTAACTTCTATTGTGGATAAGGGCACTACTGTTGAGATCGAATTGCCTACTTTTCTTAAATTTTAA
- a CDS encoding response regulator transcription factor has translation MSVEQQKIILVEDEQGVADLIVQGLEEDGYRVIHLNNSEGLEVLLSTHDISLVLLDILLPGTNGLEICRQIRFWGYTDLPVMMLTALGTPENVVLGLDNGADDYLSKPFKLIELKARIRSLIRRKHSIIQATQKDQDHSQEYKYGFLKVDDYKKVAYCDDQELNLTSTEYRLLLLFIQSPKKVFERSLLLDKVWGINFDIGSNVVDVYVNYLRKKIEKVTSKKAIHTVIGMGYVLKIED, from the coding sequence ATGAGTGTAGAACAGCAAAAAATTATCTTGGTTGAAGATGAACAAGGGGTAGCAGATCTGATTGTTCAAGGTTTGGAGGAGGATGGTTACCGAGTCATACATTTAAATAATTCGGAAGGATTAGAGGTACTACTTTCAACTCACGATATCTCACTTGTTCTCTTGGATATTTTATTACCAGGTACTAATGGATTGGAGATCTGTAGGCAGATCCGATTTTGGGGATATACTGATCTTCCTGTGATGATGCTGACTGCTTTAGGGACTCCAGAAAATGTTGTACTTGGTCTGGATAATGGTGCAGATGATTATTTATCTAAACCATTTAAATTAATCGAATTGAAAGCCAGAATTCGATCTTTGATACGTCGTAAACATTCTATTATTCAGGCTACTCAGAAGGATCAGGATCATTCTCAAGAGTATAAATATGGGTTTTTGAAAGTAGATGATTATAAAAAGGTCGCTTATTGTGACGATCAGGAATTGAATCTGACAAGCACCGAATATCGATTACTTTTATTATTTATACAAAGTCCTAAAAAAGTATTTGAGCGTAGTTTACTTCTGGATAAAGTATGGGGGATTAATTTTGACATCGGATCTAATGTTGTGGACGTCTATGTTAATTATTTGCGTAAAAAAATTGAAAAAGTAACCTCTAAAAAAGCCATTCATACTGTGATCGGTATGGGCTATGTGTTAAAAATAGAAGACTAA
- a CDS encoding ferritin has product MAITTNRLSQTLCQALNDQITLEAYSAQVYLMLACWADDNRLDGINSFLMKHSQEERVHMAKIIEYIQERGGSVKIDAIKKPEPEPTNILECFEMVLQQEIENTESIYKIVNLSMQEGDWATWNFLQWLVNEQREEEKLALDLLDKAKLAGGSDMTDNARFELNKLIGNTGQEFPVADEINPLA; this is encoded by the coding sequence ATGGCAATAACAACCAATCGATTATCTCAGACACTTTGTCAAGCTTTAAATGATCAAATTACATTGGAAGCATATTCTGCTCAAGTATATCTCATGTTAGCCTGCTGGGCAGATGACAATAGATTAGATGGTATCAATTCATTCCTTATGAAACATTCCCAAGAAGAAAGAGTGCATATGGCTAAAATAATAGAATATATACAAGAAAGAGGTGGGTCTGTAAAAATTGATGCAATAAAAAAACCTGAACCCGAGCCTACCAATATTTTAGAGTGCTTTGAAATGGTATTGCAACAAGAAATAGAAAATACCGAATCAATTTATAAAATAGTAAATTTAAGCATGCAAGAAGGCGATTGGGCGACATGGAATTTCCTTCAATGGCTTGTTAATGAACAACGTGAAGAAGAAAAACTTGCATTGGACTTATTAGATAAAGCTAAGTTAGCTGGAGGCAGCGATATGACAGACAATGCTCGCTTTGAGTTAAATAAACTAATTGGTAATACTGGTCAGGAATTTCCAGTTGCAGATGAAATTAATCCACTAGCATAA
- a CDS encoding FUSC family membrane protein: protein MRDRIEKVWQKTRFFVNSQPFHEGLKITIAVLIPVLMFTFFGQLHHGVTLGIGSIIASTPDLVGPYRERRQSLFINVIVIFAMSMLTRILPFSDFFLGLFMAFFSFAACMLTVFGIRAMGIGASCLLALFFSLTLTHESSHPITEALLLTAGAIWYMIFVLVLRYMRPYRVSQQVLAECAYKIGSLLRIKADFFDANTAIAKTHKQVIQINMVLNQRQENVREVLFSAATEKQFASYQYKQLTFIFATLMELFERINASHHDYYQIREKYGHTKVYQVIPELLISCAEELERLTTPISLLKSPKNAIQFTGLWDNAYAEIIALEKQEGGTTIVLKKILVNIRYVMQKIREVHRILSKSEEVHDHSELIAHKERFFRQRTFSWPILQAHLNLKSPIFRHSLRVAIVMLIAFVITKALPIFFPDYIALTKHSFWIYITIIVILRPGFSLSKQRSIDRLKGSFLGGLLGLLSIFLITNSYVLLGLMLVYMLLTFTFLRSKYVYGSFFLTAFFLIAYYFFTGVDDFGILLLKERLLDTVIGCVLCFLSFHLILPTWESDSVKSYLKNVVQSNVHFLSICFRKLSGDHIDIADYKVARKEIYLSLAELNALNERILNEPIYQRPFTKELNDFSIFTHQLISYAMAFTHMIDHRSTSNFHDEHERLMNKILLKLKKTYALFETDLLEILPLKSSVSRSHVLDQSDELLIKEQLQLMLGLVEKLYHNSLDISLLAKRSL, encoded by the coding sequence AGAAAAAGTATGGCAAAAGACACGGTTTTTTGTTAATAGCCAACCGTTTCATGAGGGATTAAAAATAACTATTGCTGTCCTGATTCCAGTTCTCATGTTCACTTTTTTTGGTCAACTGCACCATGGTGTAACCTTGGGTATAGGTAGCATTATAGCAAGTACTCCAGATTTGGTCGGCCCCTATCGTGAGCGCCGTCAATCTTTGTTTATCAATGTTATCGTTATTTTCGCAATGAGTATGCTTACACGCATATTACCTTTTTCAGATTTTTTCTTGGGTCTATTTATGGCTTTTTTTTCTTTTGCGGCTTGTATGTTGACTGTTTTTGGTATAAGGGCGATGGGCATTGGTGCATCTTGTTTATTAGCGCTATTTTTTAGCTTAACGTTGACCCATGAAAGTAGTCATCCTATCACAGAAGCTTTATTGCTCACTGCTGGTGCAATTTGGTATATGATTTTTGTATTAGTCCTACGATACATGAGACCATATCGTGTTAGCCAGCAAGTTTTAGCAGAATGTGCTTACAAAATAGGTAGCTTACTTCGTATTAAGGCTGATTTTTTTGATGCTAATACTGCTATTGCAAAGACGCATAAACAAGTTATTCAAATCAATATGGTGTTAAATCAACGTCAGGAAAATGTCCGTGAGGTTTTGTTTTCTGCAGCGACCGAGAAGCAATTTGCAAGTTATCAATATAAACAGCTTACCTTTATTTTCGCAACATTGATGGAATTGTTTGAGAGAATTAATGCTTCCCATCATGATTATTATCAGATTCGTGAAAAATATGGACATACCAAGGTGTATCAAGTCATTCCTGAATTATTGATTAGTTGTGCCGAAGAATTAGAGCGATTGACCACTCCAATAAGTTTGCTAAAATCGCCAAAGAATGCCATTCAATTTACAGGCCTATGGGATAATGCATATGCAGAAATTATTGCTCTTGAAAAGCAAGAAGGAGGGACAACAATTGTGTTGAAAAAGATACTTGTTAATATCAGGTACGTGATGCAAAAAATAAGAGAGGTCCATCGTATTTTATCTAAATCTGAAGAAGTTCATGATCACTCTGAGCTGATCGCACATAAAGAGCGTTTCTTTAGGCAAAGGACATTTTCATGGCCAATACTGCAAGCGCATCTGAATTTAAAGTCACCAATTTTTAGACATTCTCTTCGTGTGGCTATTGTGATGTTGATTGCTTTTGTGATTACCAAAGCGCTGCCGATTTTCTTTCCTGATTACATTGCCTTAACAAAGCATAGTTTTTGGATTTATATTACCATTATTGTGATCTTACGTCCAGGTTTTAGTTTAAGTAAGCAACGGAGTATTGATCGGCTAAAAGGATCATTTTTAGGTGGCCTCTTGGGTCTCTTAAGTATTTTCTTGATTACAAATAGTTATGTACTGCTGGGCTTAATGTTGGTTTATATGCTTTTAACATTTACTTTTTTAAGGAGTAAATATGTTTATGGTTCATTTTTTCTAACTGCTTTTTTTCTTATTGCCTACTATTTCTTTACAGGAGTAGATGATTTTGGAATTCTCCTATTGAAAGAACGTTTATTAGATACTGTCATTGGCTGTGTTCTGTGTTTTTTATCTTTTCACCTTATTCTTCCGACATGGGAAAGTGATTCGGTAAAGAGTTATTTAAAAAATGTCGTACAGTCTAATGTTCATTTCTTATCCATTTGCTTTCGTAAACTGTCGGGCGATCATATTGATATTGCAGATTATAAAGTCGCTCGCAAAGAAATTTATCTGAGTTTGGCGGAGTTGAATGCCTTAAATGAAAGAATTCTAAATGAACCTATATATCAGCGCCCATTTACTAAAGAATTAAATGATTTTTCAATTTTTACACATCAGTTGATTTCTTATGCAATGGCATTTACCCATATGATTGATCATCGCTCAACTTCGAATTTTCATGATGAGCATGAACGGTTGATGAATAAAATTCTTTTAAAGTTAAAAAAAACATATGCTTTATTTGAGACTGACTTATTAGAAATTCTTCCTTTGAAGTCCTCGGTCTCTCGATCGCATGTGCTCGATCAGAGTGATGAGCTATTAATTAAAGAACAATTGCAGCTAATGCTCGGGCTTGTCGAGAAATTGTATCATAATTCCTTGGATATCTCTTTATTGGCCAAGAGGTCGCTATAG